The proteins below come from a single Burkholderia humptydooensis genomic window:
- a CDS encoding UDP-2,3-diacylglucosamine diphosphatase, protein MGKKTSATSFFRDPAGLHAASAFLSGSAASDTLAPARPPAASATRHDDNEPASHRYRTIWLSDIHLGTSGCQAGYLLDFLKHNESEYLYLVGDIIDGWQLRKGWYWPQAHNDVVQKVLRKARKGTQVVYIPGNHDEAARQFCDLAFGEIHVRGEAFHTTLTGKRLWIVHGDLFDGVIQHAKWLAYLGDTLYTLILVLNRWFNRIRSRFGFQYWSLSQYLKHQVKNAVNFISSFEAVMTDEARRRGCDGVVCGHIHKAEIRDIDGVLYCNDGDWVESLSALVETMEGELKVVYWTVMRTPPAALSRKTKAATA, encoded by the coding sequence ATGGGCAAAAAAACGTCCGCGACCTCCTTCTTTCGTGATCCTGCTGGCCTGCACGCCGCCAGCGCTTTCCTGTCCGGCTCGGCGGCGAGCGACACGCTCGCGCCGGCCCGCCCTCCCGCCGCGAGCGCCACGCGGCACGACGACAACGAGCCCGCGTCGCACCGCTACCGGACGATCTGGCTGTCGGACATCCACCTCGGCACGAGCGGCTGCCAGGCCGGCTACCTGCTCGATTTTCTCAAGCACAACGAATCGGAGTACCTGTACCTCGTCGGCGACATCATCGACGGCTGGCAGCTCAGAAAAGGCTGGTACTGGCCGCAGGCGCACAACGACGTGGTGCAGAAGGTCCTGCGCAAGGCGAGGAAGGGCACGCAAGTCGTCTACATTCCCGGCAACCACGACGAAGCCGCGCGCCAGTTCTGCGATCTCGCGTTCGGCGAGATCCACGTGCGCGGCGAGGCGTTCCACACGACGCTCACGGGCAAACGTTTGTGGATCGTGCACGGCGATCTGTTCGACGGCGTGATCCAGCACGCGAAATGGCTCGCCTATCTCGGCGACACGCTGTACACGCTGATCCTCGTGCTGAACCGCTGGTTCAACCGGATCAGAAGCCGCTTCGGCTTCCAGTACTGGTCGCTGTCGCAATACCTGAAGCACCAGGTGAAGAACGCCGTGAACTTCATTTCGTCGTTCGAAGCAGTGATGACCGACGAAGCGCGCCGCCGCGGCTGCGACGGCGTCGTTTGCGGCCATATCCACAAGGCCGAGATCCGCGACATCGACGGCGTGCTGTACTGCAACGACGGCGACTGGGTCGAAAGCCTGTCCGCGCTCGTCGAGACGATGGAGGGCGAACTGAAGGTCGTCTACTGGACCGTGATGCGCACGCCGCCCGCCGCGCTGTCGCGCAAGACCAAAGCCGCCACCGCCTGA
- a CDS encoding TetR/AcrR family transcriptional regulator, with translation MEAKPPRRTRERILELSLKLFNEIGEPNVTTTTIAEEMEISPGNLYYHFRNKDDIINSIFAQFEQQIERRLRFPEDHRPTIDETWSYLQYMADFMWTYRFLYRDLNDLLARNRTLETHFKQIISHKVRFAREMCELLAADGELVATPAEIEVIATNMAVIATYWLSYQYVMHPRKYNDQDAIREELHQVSMHVISVIAPYLRGRSRQIFDDLVSGKLPKREFHDYLPPRDGSPRKDAKQ, from the coding sequence ATGGAAGCGAAACCTCCCCGCCGCACGCGCGAACGGATACTTGAGTTGTCGTTGAAACTCTTCAACGAGATCGGCGAGCCGAACGTCACGACGACGACGATCGCCGAGGAAATGGAAATCAGCCCAGGCAACCTGTACTACCATTTCCGCAACAAGGACGACATCATCAACAGCATCTTCGCGCAGTTCGAACAGCAGATCGAACGGCGCCTGCGTTTTCCCGAAGATCATCGGCCGACGATCGACGAAACGTGGTCGTACCTGCAGTACATGGCCGACTTCATGTGGACCTATCGGTTCCTCTATCGCGATCTGAACGATCTGCTCGCGCGCAACCGCACGCTCGAAACGCACTTCAAGCAGATCATCAGCCACAAGGTCCGCTTCGCGCGCGAGATGTGCGAGCTGCTCGCGGCCGACGGCGAGCTCGTCGCGACGCCCGCCGAGATCGAGGTGATCGCGACCAACATGGCCGTGATCGCCACCTACTGGCTGTCGTATCAATACGTGATGCATCCGCGCAAGTACAACGATCAGGACGCGATTCGCGAGGAGCTGCATCAGGTCAGCATGCACGTGATCTCGGTGATCGCGCCGTATCTGCGCGGCCGCTCGCGGCAGATCTTCGACGATCTCGTATCGGGCAAGCTGCCGAAGCGCGAGTTCCACGACTACCTGCCGCCGCGCGACGGTTCGCCGCGCAAGGACGCGAAGCAATGA
- a CDS encoding glycosyltransferase family 4 protein, translating to MKIMIVTDAWEPQVNGVVRTLKSTARELTALGHRVELVTPLEFRTVPCPTYPEIRLSILPYRRLRERLSAFEPDALHIATEGPLGLAARRYARARKLPFTTAYHTRFPEYVQARFGVPLSATYRFLRWFHGASLAVMAPTPVVKDDLERFGFDNVVLWTRGVDLDVFQPMESKVLNTARPIFLYVGRVAIEKNVEAFLKLDLPGSKWVAGEGPALAELKSRYPEANYLGVLTQAELAKVYAAADVFVFPSRTDTFGLVLLEALACGTPVAAYPVTGPVDVLGSSGAGAMNDDLREACLEALKIARPHARAWAERFSWRAASEQFASHLKPLPKSACPHTEGAAV from the coding sequence ATGAAAATCATGATCGTCACCGATGCGTGGGAGCCGCAAGTCAACGGCGTCGTGCGCACGCTCAAGAGCACCGCGCGCGAGCTCACCGCGCTCGGCCACCGCGTCGAGCTCGTCACGCCGCTCGAATTCCGCACGGTGCCCTGCCCGACCTATCCCGAAATCCGCCTGTCGATCCTGCCGTACCGGCGGCTGCGCGAGCGCCTGAGCGCGTTCGAGCCGGACGCGCTGCACATCGCGACGGAAGGCCCGCTCGGGCTCGCCGCGCGCCGCTACGCGCGCGCGCGCAAGCTGCCGTTCACGACCGCATACCACACGCGCTTTCCGGAGTACGTGCAGGCGCGCTTCGGCGTGCCGCTGTCGGCGACCTACCGCTTCCTGCGGTGGTTCCACGGCGCGTCGCTCGCGGTGATGGCGCCGACGCCCGTCGTCAAGGACGACCTCGAGCGCTTCGGCTTCGACAACGTCGTGCTGTGGACCCGCGGCGTCGATCTCGACGTCTTCCAGCCGATGGAATCGAAGGTACTCAACACCGCGCGGCCGATCTTCCTGTATGTCGGCCGCGTCGCGATCGAGAAGAACGTCGAGGCGTTCCTGAAGCTCGACCTGCCCGGCTCGAAATGGGTCGCGGGCGAAGGGCCCGCGCTCGCCGAGCTCAAATCGCGCTATCCTGAGGCGAATTACCTCGGCGTGCTGACGCAGGCGGAGCTCGCCAAGGTATACGCGGCGGCCGACGTGTTCGTGTTCCCGAGCCGCACCGACACGTTCGGGCTCGTGCTGCTCGAGGCGCTCGCGTGCGGCACGCCCGTCGCCGCGTATCCGGTGACGGGGCCCGTCGACGTGCTCGGCAGCAGCGGCGCGGGCGCGATGAACGACGACCTGCGCGAAGCATGCCTCGAGGCGCTGAAGATCGCTCGGCCGCATGCGCGCGCGTGGGCCGAGCGCTTCTCGTGGCGCGCGGCGTCCGAGCAGTTCGCATCGCACCTGAAGCCGCTGCCGAAATCCGCCTGCCCACACACCGAAGGCGCAGCCGTTTGA
- a CDS encoding diacylglycerol kinase, which translates to MRAKAPSAGSSRKPAASAGATRPAHVRLAPSETHEPPEPHEPLGPDDPLALPHNPYKGNRGLMRAWYALKNSYNGFRVAIREESAFRQELTLAAIMLPIAAFVPVEPASRALLIGTVLLVLIVELLNSSVETAIDRISLERHELSKRAKDLGSAAVTVALCACVATWGLILGPLVWHKLAG; encoded by the coding sequence ATGCGCGCGAAAGCGCCCTCTGCCGGCTCGTCGCGAAAGCCGGCCGCATCTGCCGGCGCGACGCGTCCCGCCCACGTCCGCCTCGCGCCGTCTGAAACGCACGAGCCGCCCGAACCGCACGAGCCGCTCGGCCCGGACGATCCGCTCGCGCTGCCGCACAACCCATACAAGGGCAATCGCGGCCTGATGCGCGCGTGGTACGCGCTCAAGAATTCATACAACGGCTTTCGCGTCGCGATCCGCGAAGAGAGCGCGTTCCGGCAGGAGCTCACGCTCGCGGCGATCATGCTGCCGATCGCCGCGTTCGTGCCCGTCGAGCCGGCGTCGCGTGCGCTCCTGATCGGCACCGTGCTGCTCGTGCTGATCGTCGAGCTGCTGAACTCGAGCGTCGAGACGGCGATCGACCGGATCTCGCTCGAGCGCCACGAGTTGTCGAAGCGCGCGAAGGATCTCGGCAGCGCGGCCGTCACGGTCGCGCTCTGCGCGTGCGTGGCCACCTGGGGCCTCATACTCGGCCCGCTCGTCTGGCACAAGCTCGCCGGCTAG